Proteins from a single region of Azospira inquinata:
- the rnc gene encoding ribonuclease III → MNAPLKALETALQYQFKRTELLQTAVTHRSHSSPHNERLEFLGDSVLNCTAAHLLFLRFPQMPEGDLSRLRANLVNKDSLYRVATHLQLGNYLRLGEGELKSGGHQRPSILADACEAIIGAVYLDSSFDTAHALVARMLKDDIEAIIPGQPIKDPKTRLQELVQARHHTLPKYTMLGAQGQSHAQHFVVACDIDFLGLRTQGEGSSRRNAEQKAAEAALQLLEGR, encoded by the coding sequence TTGAACGCACCGCTCAAAGCGCTGGAAACAGCGCTGCAATACCAATTTAAACGCACGGAACTGTTACAGACCGCCGTCACTCACCGCAGCCACAGTTCTCCCCATAACGAACGCCTGGAATTTCTGGGGGACAGCGTCCTTAACTGCACGGCTGCCCATTTACTGTTCCTGCGCTTCCCCCAGATGCCCGAGGGGGATTTGTCCCGCCTGCGGGCCAATCTGGTCAATAAGGACAGTCTTTACCGGGTAGCCACCCATCTCCAGTTGGGCAATTATCTGCGCCTGGGGGAAGGGGAGCTGAAGAGTGGCGGCCACCAGCGTCCCTCCATCCTGGCGGATGCCTGCGAGGCCATTATTGGCGCGGTCTATCTGGATAGCTCCTTTGATACGGCCCACGCTCTGGTGGCCCGCATGCTCAAGGATGACATTGAGGCCATTATTCCCGGCCAGCCCATCAAGGACCCCAAGACCCGCTTGCAGGAACTGGTTCAGGCCCGGCACCACACCCTGCCCAAGTACACCATGCTGGGCGCCCAAGGCCAGTCCCACGCCCAGCATTTCGTGGTGGCCTGCGATATCGATTTTCTCGGTCTGCGTACCCAGGGCGAAGGCTCCAGCCGACGCAATGCGGAGCAGAAAGCGGCGGAAGCTGCCCTGCAACTTTTGGAAGGACGCTAA
- a CDS encoding DUF4845 domain-containing protein, producing the protein MFRQRGVSLSGLLVVGFLVVIIAITGMRVVPAVVEYFSITKALKTITGNGSLSTATVAEVRTAFDKQADIDNITSINGTDLDISKDNGDIVIAFAYTKKIPLGGPVSLDIDFKGSTAGKDKGN; encoded by the coding sequence ATGTTTCGCCAACGGGGTGTGAGTCTTTCCGGCCTGCTGGTGGTCGGTTTTCTGGTGGTCATCATCGCCATTACCGGTATGCGGGTGGTACCGGCAGTGGTGGAATATTTCAGCATTACCAAGGCCTTGAAGACCATCACGGGCAACGGCAGCCTGAGTACCGCTACGGTGGCCGAGGTACGCACCGCCTTCGACAAACAGGCGGATATCGACAACATCACCAGCATTAACGGCACGGATCTGGATATTTCCAAGGATAACGGGGATATCGTGATCGCTTTTGCATACACCAAAAAAATTCCCCTGGGTGGGCCCGTCAGCCTGGATATCGACTTCAAGGGCAGCACCGCAGGCAAGGACAAGGGTAATTGA
- the lepB gene encoding signal peptidase I, giving the protein MNFALILFLLLLASGLIWIADSLWLKKKRPRDAKDPWWVEYGSGFFPVILLVFLLRSFVAEPFKIPSGSMIPTLQVGDFILVNKFSYGIRLPILDKKIIEVGHPKRGDVFVFRYPEDPSVDYIKRVVGLPGDTVAYQHKRLTINGQPVPVKALGDYEHPERLYYSKQFEETLGGVKHRILNDEDAPDGVPEISQFPHRENCTYNEAGFICKVPADSYFAMGDNRDNSRDSRVWGFVPDANLVGKAFFIWFNFGDLKRIGGFQ; this is encoded by the coding sequence TTGAATTTTGCCTTGATTCTTTTCCTGCTGCTTTTAGCCAGCGGGCTGATCTGGATAGCGGATTCCCTCTGGCTGAAGAAAAAACGCCCCCGGGATGCCAAAGACCCCTGGTGGGTGGAATACGGCTCCGGTTTTTTCCCGGTGATCCTGCTGGTGTTTCTGCTCCGTTCCTTCGTTGCCGAGCCCTTCAAGATTCCTTCCGGATCCATGATTCCCACCCTGCAGGTGGGGGATTTCATCTTGGTGAATAAGTTCAGCTACGGCATCCGCCTACCTATCCTGGACAAAAAAATCATCGAAGTGGGCCACCCCAAGCGGGGGGATGTGTTTGTCTTCCGCTATCCGGAAGATCCCTCCGTGGACTACATCAAGCGGGTGGTGGGGCTGCCTGGGGATACGGTGGCTTACCAGCACAAGCGCCTGACCATCAACGGCCAGCCCGTGCCGGTCAAAGCCCTGGGAGATTACGAGCATCCGGAGCGGCTCTACTACTCCAAGCAATTTGAGGAAACCCTGGGAGGCGTCAAGCACCGCATTCTCAATGATGAGGATGCCCCGGATGGGGTTCCGGAAATCAGCCAGTTTCCCCATCGGGAAAACTGCACCTACAATGAGGCAGGCTTCATCTGCAAGGTGCCCGCCGATAGCTATTTCGCCATGGGCGACAACCGGGATAACAGCCGGGATAGTCGGGTCTGGGGCTTTGTGCCGGACGCCAACCTAGTGGGGAAGGCCTTCTTCATCTGGTTTAACTTCGGGGATTTGAAGCGCATTGGCGGTTTCCAGTAA
- the lepA gene encoding translation elongation factor 4, translating into MQHIRNFSIIAHIDHGKSTLADRLIQSCGGLSDREMEAQVLDSMDIERERGITIKAQTAALRYKAKDGQIYHLNLIDTPGHVDFSYEVSRSLAACEGALLVVDASQGVEAQTVANCYTAIEQGVEVVPVLNKIDLPSANPDNARQEIEDVIGLDASEAVLASAKTGLGVEDILEAVVVRIPAPQGDPEAPLKALIIDSWFDNYVGVVMLVRVVDGVLRPKDRIRLMSTGTVHLCEQVGVFTPKSQSLPELAAGGVGFIISGIKELTAAKVGDTVTLADRPAAAPLPGFKEIKSQVFAGLYPVEANQYDSLRESLEKLKLNDAALQFEPEVSQALGFGFRCGFLGLLHMEIVQERLEREFDQDLITTAPTVVYEVVLRDGTLIQVENPAKLPEVSKVEEIREPIITTTIFVPQDYVGAVITLCNAKRGNQVDMAYHGRQVQLKYDMPMAEVVMDFFDKLKSVSRGYASLDYEFKEYRAADVVKLDILINGDKVDALSVIVHRANAQYRGRELAAKMRELIPRQMYEVAIQAAIGSTIIARENVKAMRKDVLAKCYGGDITRKKKLLEKQKAGKKRMKQVGAVEIPQEAFLAVLRVDSK; encoded by the coding sequence ATGCAGCACATTCGCAATTTTTCCATTATCGCCCACATCGACCACGGTAAATCCACCCTGGCCGACCGGCTCATCCAGAGCTGCGGCGGGTTGTCTGACCGGGAAATGGAAGCCCAGGTGCTCGATTCCATGGATATCGAGCGGGAACGGGGCATCACCATCAAAGCCCAGACAGCGGCGCTGCGCTACAAAGCCAAGGACGGGCAGATTTATCACCTGAATCTGATCGATACCCCGGGGCATGTGGACTTTTCCTATGAGGTATCCCGTTCCCTGGCGGCCTGCGAAGGCGCTCTGCTGGTGGTGGATGCCTCCCAGGGGGTGGAAGCCCAGACGGTGGCCAATTGCTATACCGCCATCGAGCAGGGGGTGGAAGTCGTCCCCGTGCTGAACAAGATTGACCTACCCTCAGCCAATCCGGACAACGCCCGGCAGGAAATCGAGGATGTGATCGGCCTGGATGCATCCGAGGCCGTACTGGCCTCTGCTAAAACCGGCCTGGGGGTGGAAGACATCCTGGAGGCCGTCGTAGTCCGGATACCGGCGCCCCAGGGGGACCCGGAAGCTCCCCTGAAGGCCCTGATCATTGACTCCTGGTTCGATAATTACGTGGGCGTGGTCATGCTGGTCCGGGTAGTGGATGGGGTGCTGCGTCCCAAGGACCGGATTCGCCTCATGTCCACCGGCACGGTCCATCTTTGCGAGCAGGTGGGGGTGTTTACTCCCAAGTCCCAGAGCCTGCCCGAATTGGCCGCCGGGGGCGTGGGATTCATCATTTCCGGTATCAAGGAACTAACCGCTGCCAAGGTGGGGGATACGGTCACCCTGGCGGATCGTCCCGCTGCCGCGCCTTTGCCCGGTTTCAAAGAAATCAAATCCCAGGTTTTCGCTGGACTCTATCCAGTGGAAGCCAACCAGTACGACTCCCTGCGGGAATCCCTGGAAAAGCTCAAGCTCAACGACGCCGCCCTACAATTTGAACCGGAAGTCTCCCAGGCCCTGGGGTTCGGCTTCCGCTGTGGCTTCCTCGGGCTCTTGCACATGGAAATCGTGCAGGAGCGTCTGGAACGGGAATTCGACCAGGACCTGATTACCACCGCTCCTACGGTGGTCTATGAGGTGGTGCTGCGGGACGGCACCCTCATCCAGGTGGAAAATCCGGCCAAGCTTCCGGAAGTTTCCAAGGTCGAGGAAATCCGGGAACCCATCATTACCACCACCATTTTTGTGCCCCAGGATTACGTGGGGGCCGTCATTACCTTGTGCAACGCCAAACGGGGCAATCAGGTGGATATGGCTTACCACGGCCGCCAGGTGCAATTGAAGTACGACATGCCCATGGCGGAAGTGGTGATGGACTTTTTCGATAAGCTCAAATCCGTGTCCCGGGGCTACGCCTCCCTGGATTACGAATTTAAGGAATACCGGGCTGCCGACGTGGTGAAGCTGGATATCCTCATCAACGGGGATAAGGTGGATGCCCTGTCGGTCATCGTGCACCGGGCCAATGCCCAATACCGGGGCCGGGAACTGGCCGCCAAGATGCGGGAATTGATTCCCCGTCAGATGTACGAAGTAGCCATCCAGGCCGCCATCGGCTCCACCATCATCGCCCGGGAAAACGTCAAAGCCATGCGCAAAGACGTGCTGGCCAAGTGTTACGGCGGGGATATCACCCGGAAAAAGAAATTGCTGGAAAAGCAAAAGGCGGGGAAGAAGCGCATGAAGCAGGTGGGTGCCGTGGAAATCCCCCAGGAAGCCTTCCTGGCCGTCTTGCGCGTGGATAGCAAATAA
- a CDS encoding glutaredoxin family protein, giving the protein MGNKAATPDLSSGFALLGRNYCHLCHDMEAALEPLLAPLGLPVQTVDVDQFPELEERWGELVPVLLHEGQEVCHYFLDPAAVGAVLAKIR; this is encoded by the coding sequence ATGGGAAATAAGGCTGCGACGCCGGACCTGTCCTCCGGCTTTGCCCTCCTGGGGCGAAACTACTGCCACCTGTGCCATGACATGGAGGCAGCCCTGGAACCCCTGCTGGCTCCCTTGGGACTGCCCGTTCAAACCGTGGACGTGGATCAGTTTCCTGAACTGGAAGAGCGCTGGGGGGAACTGGTGCCGGTACTGCTCCATGAGGGGCAGGAGGTGTGTCATTACTTCCTGGACCCGGCGGCCGTAGGTGCTGTTTTGGCCAAAATCCGCTAG
- a CDS encoding SoxR reducing system RseC family protein: MNETQAVVRALEKGDTALVEAMGGGCGHCHESGGCGASSAKMFCSSPRVFRVRNSVGAQVGQTVTIGLAEGVLLKSVALLYLLPLLCVFAGAALGQGLVSEALQEWGGVGGALVGGLLGFVGAKRWQHRLVRRPEAMPVILGLLS; the protein is encoded by the coding sequence ATGAACGAAACCCAAGCAGTAGTCCGGGCCCTGGAAAAGGGCGATACCGCCCTGGTGGAAGCCATGGGGGGCGGCTGTGGCCATTGTCACGAATCTGGTGGTTGCGGTGCTTCCTCCGCCAAAATGTTCTGTTCTTCTCCCCGGGTTTTTCGGGTGCGGAACAGCGTCGGCGCCCAGGTGGGACAAACGGTCACCATCGGTCTGGCAGAAGGGGTGTTGCTGAAAAGCGTTGCTCTGCTTTACCTGCTGCCGCTGCTCTGCGTCTTTGCGGGGGCGGCCCTGGGCCAGGGACTGGTTTCCGAGGCTCTGCAAGAGTGGGGTGGGGTAGGGGGCGCCCTGGTGGGCGGTCTCCTGGGCTTTGTGGGGGCCAAGCGTTGGCAGCATCGCCTGGTGCGGCGCCCCGAGGCCATGCCGGTGATTCTGGGGCTTTTGTCCTAA
- the rpoE gene encoding RNA polymerase sigma factor RpoE — protein sequence MSEREIDRQLVERAQSGDKGAFDQLVAKYQRKLSRLLARFIRDPSEVEDVSQEAFIKAYRALPSFRGDSAFYTWLYRIGINTAKNYLVAQGRRAPTSTEYDSEEAESFDDGEQLRDINTPESLLLSKQIGETVNAAMEGLPEELRTAIMLRELEGMSYEEISRIMNCPIGTVRSRIFRAREAVAGKLKPLLDTAPDRRW from the coding sequence ATGAGCGAACGCGAAATAGACCGGCAGTTGGTGGAACGCGCCCAGTCCGGTGACAAGGGGGCTTTCGACCAGCTTGTGGCCAAATACCAGCGCAAGCTTTCCCGCTTGCTCGCCCGTTTCATCCGGGACCCGTCGGAAGTGGAGGACGTATCCCAGGAAGCCTTTATCAAGGCTTATCGGGCCCTTCCGTCCTTCCGCGGCGACAGCGCTTTCTATACCTGGCTGTATCGGATCGGCATCAATACGGCGAAAAATTACCTAGTCGCCCAGGGGCGCCGGGCCCCCACGTCCACGGAATACGACTCCGAGGAAGCGGAAAGCTTTGACGACGGGGAGCAGTTGCGGGACATCAACACCCCGGAAAGCCTGCTCCTATCCAAGCAGATCGGGGAAACGGTGAACGCCGCCATGGAAGGCCTGCCGGAAGAACTCCGCACCGCCATCATGTTGCGGGAATTGGAAGGCATGAGCTACGAGGAAATTTCTCGGATCATGAACTGTCCAATCGGCACCGTGCGCTCCCGGATTTTCCGGGCGCGGGAAGCGGTGGCCGGAAAATTGAAGCCCTTGCTGGATACGGCGCCGGATCGGCGCTGGTAG
- the nadB gene encoding L-aspartate oxidase: protein MVHNFDVLIIGSGLAGQSAALRLADKCRVALISKRHLEDSASAWAQGGIAAVLDSQDSIEAHIRDTFTAGAFLNDPKATRFVVENGRRAIEWLIEQGVPFTKGDKGYHLTREGGHSTRRVIHVADTTGLAVQETLTKKVRKHPNITILEQHIAIDLITGTKMGEKENRCYGAYVLDTETGEITTYGAPATLLACGGAGKVYLCTTNPDTSTGDGIAMAWRAGCSVSNMEFIQFHPTCLYHPNAKSFLISEAVRGEGGILRLPDGTRFMPNHDARAELAPRDVVARAIDFEMKKRGLDCVYLDISHKPQSFLKEHFPNIYARCLELGIDMAKQPIPVVPAAHFTCGGVITDLNARTEIPGLYATGETACTGLHGANRLASNSLLECVVFSEAAVKDILAQPKREVPALPHWDASRVTDADEEIVISHNWDELRRFMWDYVGIVRTTKRLQRAQHRIRLLKREINEYYANFRVTHDLLELRNLVTTAELIVRCAMKRKESRGLHYSRDYPDLLPKAKPSLLRPPKARR from the coding sequence GTGGTTCATAATTTCGACGTTCTCATTATCGGTAGCGGCCTGGCAGGCCAGTCTGCCGCCCTGCGTCTGGCAGACAAATGCCGGGTCGCCCTGATTAGCAAACGCCACCTGGAAGACAGCGCCAGCGCCTGGGCCCAGGGGGGAATTGCAGCGGTTCTCGATAGCCAGGACTCCATTGAAGCCCACATTCGGGACACCTTTACTGCCGGCGCTTTCCTAAACGACCCCAAGGCCACCCGCTTTGTGGTGGAAAACGGCCGCCGCGCCATCGAATGGCTCATTGAGCAAGGGGTACCTTTCACCAAGGGTGACAAAGGCTATCACCTGACCCGGGAAGGCGGTCATAGCACCCGCCGAGTCATCCACGTGGCGGATACCACCGGGCTGGCGGTTCAGGAAACCCTCACCAAGAAGGTCCGCAAGCACCCCAACATCACCATTCTGGAACAGCACATCGCCATCGACCTGATTACCGGGACCAAGATGGGGGAAAAGGAAAATCGTTGTTACGGTGCCTACGTGCTGGATACGGAAACCGGAGAAATCACCACCTACGGCGCCCCGGCCACCCTCCTGGCCTGCGGCGGTGCGGGTAAAGTCTATCTGTGCACCACCAATCCGGATACTTCCACCGGTGACGGCATTGCCATGGCCTGGCGGGCGGGTTGCAGCGTTTCCAATATGGAATTCATCCAGTTTCACCCTACCTGCCTCTACCACCCCAACGCCAAGTCCTTCCTCATTTCCGAAGCGGTACGGGGCGAAGGGGGCATTCTGCGCCTGCCGGACGGCACCCGTTTCATGCCCAACCACGACGCTCGGGCCGAACTAGCCCCCCGGGACGTGGTAGCCCGGGCCATCGACTTTGAAATGAAGAAGCGGGGTCTGGACTGCGTTTATCTGGATATTTCCCACAAGCCCCAATCCTTCCTCAAGGAACATTTCCCCAACATCTACGCCCGCTGCCTGGAACTAGGCATCGATATGGCCAAGCAGCCCATTCCCGTGGTGCCGGCTGCCCACTTCACCTGTGGGGGCGTTATCACCGACCTCAATGCCCGGACCGAAATCCCGGGCCTTTACGCCACCGGAGAAACGGCCTGCACCGGCCTTCATGGCGCCAATCGGCTGGCTTCCAATTCCCTGCTGGAATGCGTGGTGTTCTCGGAAGCGGCGGTCAAGGACATTCTGGCCCAGCCCAAACGGGAAGTGCCCGCCCTGCCCCACTGGGACGCCAGCCGGGTAACGGACGCAGACGAAGAAATCGTCATTTCCCACAACTGGGATGAACTGCGCCGCTTCATGTGGGATTACGTGGGTATTGTGCGCACCACCAAGCGTCTGCAACGGGCCCAGCACCGTATCCGCCTCTTAAAGCGGGAAATCAACGAGTATTACGCCAATTTCCGGGTCACCCATGATCTGCTGGAGCTGCGCAATCTGGTCACCACCGCCGAATTGATCGTGCGTTGTGCCATGAAGCGCAAGGAAAGCCGGGGGCTGCATTACTCCCGGGACTACCCGGATCTGTTGCCCAAGGCCAAGCCCAGCCTGCTGCGTCCGCCCAAGGCTCGCCGTTAA
- a CDS encoding protein YgfX, whose translation MRFPLILGLTPSRRLGWLLAGFCATLGGGVFVLPAPNLGIRLLYGLAWGMVCWWVGREKKKGEACWLGELRLEKNGNLDWRPSSQVDFQPVELIPRESTLWSCILVLRCRREGQDRAAWLVVLADSLVEKKTGFRQLQLWLRWRKPEP comes from the coding sequence ATGCGCTTTCCTCTGATCCTGGGCCTCACCCCGTCCCGCCGGCTAGGATGGTTACTGGCCGGTTTCTGCGCCACCCTTGGGGGTGGCGTTTTTGTTTTGCCCGCACCCAATCTGGGAATTCGGCTGCTTTATGGCTTAGCCTGGGGCATGGTCTGTTGGTGGGTGGGACGGGAAAAGAAGAAGGGGGAAGCCTGCTGGCTGGGGGAGCTGCGCCTGGAGAAAAACGGCAACCTGGATTGGCGCCCATCGTCCCAGGTGGATTTTCAGCCGGTGGAGCTGATTCCTAGGGAAAGCACCCTGTGGTCCTGTATCCTGGTGCTGCGGTGCCGCCGGGAAGGGCAGGACCGGGCAGCCTGGCTGGTGGTGTTGGCGGATAGTCTGGTAGAAAAGAAAACGGGCTTTCGCCAGTTGCAGCTTTGGCTGCGCTGGCGAAAGCCCGAACCGTAA
- the fabF gene encoding beta-ketoacyl-ACP synthase II encodes MARRRVVVTGLGIVSPVGNTVDDAWQNILAGRSGIGQITKFDTSTFPAKIAGEVKNFDITQYISPKDARRMDTFIHFGMAAAIQAVRDAGLDSEQVDSERIGVAIGSGIGGLPLIESTKEDYTAGGMRKISPFFVPGSIINMISGNLSIQFGFKGPNIALVSACTTGTHCIGEAGRIIEYGDADVMVAGGAESTVTPLGVGGFCAARALSTRNDDPQTASRPWDKDRDGFVLGEGSGVVVLEEYEHAKARGAKIYAELVGYGMSGDAYHMTAPSTDGPKRCMQAALRNAGLNPDQVQYLNAHGTSTPLGDKNESDAIKLAFGDAAKQLVVNSTKSMTGHLLGGAGGIESVFTILAVHNQISPPTINIFNQDPECDLDYCANTAREMKIEFAVKNNFGFGGTNGSLVFKRA; translated from the coding sequence TTGGCACGCCGTCGAGTCGTAGTTACCGGTCTGGGGATTGTTAGCCCCGTTGGCAATACCGTTGATGATGCCTGGCAAAATATTTTGGCCGGGCGCTCGGGTATTGGCCAGATCACCAAGTTCGATACCTCCACCTTTCCCGCCAAAATCGCCGGGGAAGTGAAGAATTTCGACATCACCCAGTACATTTCCCCCAAAGATGCCCGCCGCATGGATACCTTCATCCATTTTGGTATGGCGGCCGCCATTCAGGCGGTGCGGGATGCGGGGCTGGATTCGGAGCAGGTGGATAGTGAGCGTATCGGCGTTGCCATCGGCTCCGGTATCGGCGGCCTGCCCCTGATCGAAAGCACCAAGGAAGATTACACGGCGGGCGGGATGCGCAAGATTTCCCCGTTTTTCGTGCCCGGCTCCATCATCAACATGATCTCCGGCAATCTTTCCATTCAGTTCGGTTTCAAGGGCCCCAACATCGCCCTGGTGTCCGCCTGTACTACCGGTACCCACTGTATCGGTGAAGCCGGGCGCATCATTGAATACGGGGATGCGGACGTGATGGTAGCCGGTGGCGCCGAATCCACGGTGACGCCCCTGGGCGTGGGGGGCTTCTGTGCCGCCCGGGCCCTGTCCACCCGCAACGATGATCCCCAGACCGCCAGCCGGCCCTGGGATAAGGATCGGGACGGGTTCGTTCTGGGCGAAGGCTCCGGTGTGGTGGTTCTGGAAGAATACGAACACGCCAAGGCCCGGGGCGCCAAGATTTACGCCGAGTTGGTGGGCTATGGCATGAGCGGTGACGCTTACCACATGACCGCCCCTAGCACGGACGGTCCCAAGCGCTGTATGCAGGCCGCCCTGCGTAATGCGGGACTGAATCCGGATCAGGTGCAGTACCTGAATGCCCACGGCACCTCCACCCCTCTGGGAGACAAGAACGAGTCGGATGCCATTAAGCTGGCCTTCGGTGATGCGGCCAAGCAACTGGTGGTGAATTCCACCAAGTCCATGACTGGCCACCTGTTGGGCGGTGCGGGGGGCATTGAATCCGTATTCACCATCTTGGCGGTCCATAACCAGATTTCCCCGCCCACCATCAACATCTTCAATCAGGATCCGGAGTGCGATCTGGATTACTGCGCCAATACGGCCCGGGAGATGAAGATCGAATTTGCCGTCAAAAACAACTTCGGTTTCGGCGGCACCAACGGCTCTCTGGTATTTAAGCGGGCGTAA
- the acpP gene encoding acyl carrier protein, with protein sequence MENIEQRVKKIVAEQLGVNEADIKNESSFVDDLGADSLDTVELVMALEEEFETEIPDEEAEKITSVQQAIDYVTSHQK encoded by the coding sequence ATGGAAAACATTGAACAGCGCGTCAAGAAGATCGTTGCCGAACAACTTGGCGTCAACGAAGCCGATATCAAAAACGAATCGTCTTTCGTGGATGACCTTGGCGCGGACTCGCTGGACACCGTGGAACTGGTGATGGCCCTGGAAGAGGAATTCGAAACCGAAATCCCCGACGAAGAAGCCGAAAAGATCACCAGCGTGCAACAAGCGATCGACTACGTTACTTCCCACCAAAAGTAA
- the fabG gene encoding 3-oxoacyl-ACP reductase FabG produces MVLEGQVALVTGASRGIGQAVARELARQGATVIGTATTEEGAGRITAYLQEAGAKGQGAVLEVRDQAQVDALIARIEKEFAPVTILVNNAGITRDNLAMRMKDDEWDGVIDTNLKSVFRLCKAVMRGMMKARQGRIVNITSVVGHAGNPGQANYCAAKAGVSGLSRSLAKELGSRNITVNCVAPGFIDTDMTKALDEKQKAGLLSNIPLGRLGKPEDIAAAVAFLASPAAAYVTGTTVHVNGGMYMD; encoded by the coding sequence ATGGTGCTGGAAGGACAAGTTGCGCTGGTCACCGGGGCCTCCCGGGGAATCGGCCAGGCGGTGGCCCGGGAACTGGCTCGCCAAGGGGCCACGGTAATCGGCACGGCCACCACGGAAGAGGGCGCCGGGCGCATTACCGCCTATTTGCAGGAAGCCGGCGCCAAGGGGCAGGGGGCGGTACTGGAAGTGCGGGACCAAGCCCAGGTGGATGCTCTTATCGCTCGCATCGAAAAAGAATTTGCTCCCGTGACCATCCTGGTGAATAACGCCGGGATCACTCGTGACAATCTGGCCATGCGCATGAAGGACGATGAATGGGATGGGGTGATCGACACCAACCTGAAGTCCGTTTTCCGCCTCTGCAAGGCGGTAATGCGGGGCATGATGAAAGCCCGCCAAGGACGCATCGTCAACATCACTTCCGTGGTAGGGCACGCGGGTAACCCGGGTCAGGCCAATTACTGTGCCGCCAAGGCTGGGGTGTCCGGTCTTTCCCGCTCCCTGGCGAAGGAACTGGGCAGCCGCAATATCACCGTCAATTGCGTGGCCCCCGGCTTCATTGATACGGACATGACCAAGGCCCTGGATGAAAAGCAGAAGGCGGGCCTTCTGTCCAACATCCCCCTGGGCCGCCTGGGTAAGCCGGAAGACATTGCTGCGGCCGTGGCTTTCCTGGCTTCCCCTGCCGCCGCCTACGTGACCGGTACCACCGTGCACGTGAATGGCGGCATGTACATGGATTGA
- the fabD gene encoding ACP S-malonyltransferase, translating into MSFAFVFPGQGSQSIGMMAAYGDAPVVRATFDEASRALGEDLWQLVAEGPAEALAQTVNTQPVMLTAGIAVWRLWQEKGGKCPAVLAGHSLGEYSALVAAGVLPFAEAVPLVRLRAAAMQEAVPLGTGAMAAVLGLDDAGILAACAEAAQGEVVEPVNFNAVGQTVIAGHKDAVERAMVLCKAKGAKRALPLPVSAPFHSSLIRPAAEKLAQRLEALDFAAPTIPVINNVDVKVETAPEKIKDALVRQAFHPVRWVETIGKMAEMGVTTVAECGPGKVLAGLTKRCADGVTGVALADAGAIENNLSLE; encoded by the coding sequence ATGAGCTTTGCGTTTGTTTTTCCCGGACAGGGTTCCCAATCCATCGGCATGATGGCGGCCTACGGGGACGCGCCGGTGGTGCGCGCCACTTTTGATGAAGCTTCTCGGGCGTTGGGCGAAGATCTGTGGCAACTGGTGGCCGAAGGCCCAGCGGAAGCCCTGGCTCAGACCGTCAATACCCAGCCCGTCATGCTTACCGCGGGAATCGCCGTGTGGCGCCTGTGGCAGGAAAAGGGAGGCAAGTGTCCGGCGGTGCTGGCCGGCCACAGCCTGGGGGAATATTCCGCCCTGGTGGCCGCTGGCGTCCTGCCTTTTGCCGAGGCCGTACCCCTGGTGCGTCTGCGGGCTGCGGCCATGCAAGAAGCGGTGCCTCTGGGGACCGGCGCCATGGCGGCGGTTCTGGGCTTGGATGATGCCGGGATTTTGGCGGCCTGCGCCGAAGCAGCCCAGGGCGAGGTGGTGGAGCCGGTGAATTTCAACGCAGTGGGCCAAACCGTCATTGCCGGTCACAAGGATGCGGTGGAACGGGCCATGGTCCTGTGCAAGGCCAAGGGCGCTAAGCGGGCCCTACCGCTGCCCGTGTCTGCCCCCTTCCACTCCAGCCTAATTCGCCCGGCGGCGGAAAAACTGGCCCAGCGCCTAGAAGCCCTGGACTTTGCTGCCCCCACCATCCCGGTCATCAATAACGTGGATGTGAAGGTAGAAACCGCACCGGAAAAGATCAAGGACGCCCTGGTGCGCCAGGCTTTCCATCCGGTGCGCTGGGTGGAAACCATTGGCAAAATGGCCGAAATGGGCGTCACTACGGTAGCGGAATGCGGTCCGGGCAAGGTCCTGGCCGGACTCACCAAGCGTTGCGCCGACGGCGTAACGGGGGTGGCCCTGGCGGATGCGGGCGCCATCGAAAACAACCTTTCTCTGGAGTAA